Below is a window of Salvelinus alpinus chromosome 34, SLU_Salpinus.1, whole genome shotgun sequence DNA.
gatggtcctcCTGGGGAGCCGACAGGTACCGGTGGTACATAACTACGGCCATGGGGGCTGGGGGGTCACTCTGAGCTGGGGCACGGCCCTGGAAGCACTGGGGCTGGTCAGGAAGTGTCTCCATGAGATGCGCCCCAGGGCCAGGCTGTGAACACTACGCAGATACTCTGCCATAGAAATCGTTTCTAAATAACTGTATGATATAATTACTTGATCTGCACCAATTAGTGATACCTGCTGCCATTGCACATTAATGAAATGAAAGCGATACGATTTTGCTTACTTGATGAATGAAATCTCCACAGTGAAAAGTTATTTGAATTATGTCATCTGAATATTATGGAAGCTACCCAGATGAATGACATTGAATTAATAGACTTTGCCGTTTAGAAGTGGCAAAACCCCTTAGAGAAGGATATTTCAGACAAGCAATTGATAATGGCTGAGGTAGAATAGTTAAAGGTACAGGGACTTGACATTTCACTAAGTGATAGTAAATATTGTCTTATGTTTCATGTTCAGATGTCTGATTTAATCAATTCTAACTttccataaaaataaaaataaaagacctTGTTTTTTGTATTGCTTTAATCACACTCAAATATCTTAATAAAACAAATGCGGTTTATTACTGTAGTCCTCAGTCACAGTATTTcatatacagtatttacataaCTTACAGCTTGGCAATGTTCATACTAGTTTAGAATCAAACAGGGTTAAAGTTGAAATATGACAGGAAACCCAGTAAGCTGCAGTAAGATATATTTTTTGTCAGTTATCAGTCTGTAAACCTCCAGCTGGGGCCTGTGGTCTTCGACACATCTTCTTAGCACTACCATAGTACTGTATATGTGGTGAGAGCCCATTTATCTTGTCAGAGAAGGGCTCTGTTGTCAGATATCTCCAGGATGGATCCCGACCTGACAGGTGTCGTTTTCCTTCCCACAGCAGACTGAGTCCTGTCGGCTTCAGACTAGGGAGGAGTGTCTGCACGGTCAGTCTGAGGTGCAGGGCTGAGTTGCTCCTTTGTAATAACTATATACATCCTCTAAAGAGGTGCTGTCTAAAGAAAAGTGTTCAGAGGCACTATTCTAGTCACTTGTCATTGCTGAGGGGTGATGGTACACATGGGTTTGGGTTTGACAGGGAAGGCTAAACGATGCTTGGGCCTACATCCCCGTGATGGAGGGGATATTGAGGTATGTGCGTGGAAGGTCTGTTAACCTGGGAATTTCCATGTTCAACTAACATACAAGACAGAACACTACAAGGTGTGTTGAGCAGTGGTTGTGTGGGTGGGTAGGGTCCTTCTGAGTGTCTTAGGTGCGGTAGAGCCTCTTGTGTAGGTTCTCCCTGCGCCCCTTGGACATGGTGGTATGAGCTGGCTCTAGGTCTTCCAGGGTGTGTTCAGTGGTGTGGAGGCTCAGGTCTGAGTGGAGCTCCCCCAGGGAGAGGCAAGGCCGCAGTAGCCCCAGGGCTGTGGGACTAGGCCTACCTCCCAGCCACAGCTCCTcacagctccagctccagctccTCAGCATCTTCATGGCTATATGGGTGTCTCTGTGATGGCTCTGGCCCCGCTCTGGTCTCAGGTTGTAGCTGGTCATGGGGACTATTAGAGATGGTAAGGTAGAGGCCTGGTTCTCTGATCTGGTCTGTAGGGTGGTTTTGCTGGGGTGAGTCAGGGGGAGGTTGAAGGGGAGGCTGGGGTTCTCTGGTGAAGGGAGGTGACTGGACTCAAAACCTGACGAGGACCTGCTCATGGAAGATGTCTTTTTGCCCCTCCCTCCTGAAACAAACAGGCATTGTTAATGGATTAATATGCCGGTCTTTTCAGAGGAGCTGAAATACATGGACGGAAACAGAACTGTAAAAAAAAGAAGCATTTATTGTATTGTGAAAGCTGACGGGAATATGAAGCATGATGTCCAGTAGAGATGACTGGTGAGAGAAATAAGCAGGCAGACCGGTCTAGTAAACCACTGAGTAGTTTATTTCATTCTCGGGCTCCACTATGACAGTGGCACACTTTAGAACTGCTCAAAGACTGGTcatgtcccaaatggcgcccCATTCCCCAATGTAGTAATGGcgccatgtagtgcactattggTCTTGGTTAAAAGCAGCGTACtagataaggaatagggtgccatttgggacagacatAGCTAGACCAGTATAACTCCTACCATCAGAAGAGCGCCATGAGTTGTATGTAACACTGATTTGAACGTATCGTCAGCTATAACACACAGCTTATCTTATAAACATTTGTCATTTTTTTCAGTCACAACTATGTATTTTGATGCACCCACAATTATTGTACAAAAATGTTGCACCACCATTTTAACAAGTAaatcatttttttaatttttacccCTTTGtcaccccaatttcgtgatagccaattggtagttagtcttgtcccatcgctgtaactcccgtacagactcgggagtgGCAAAGGTCGAAAGCCttgtgtcctccaaaacacgaccctgccaagtcacactgctcgcttaacccggaagccagctgcaccaatgtgtcggaggaaaaacAGTCCAACtgacgaccgtgtcagcgtgcatgcgcccacaggagtcgctagagcgcgatgcgacaaggacatcccggccggccaaaccctcccctaacccggacgacgcttggccaattgtgtgccgcctcctcatgggtctcccggacggctgtgacacagcccgggatcaataATTGAACCATTTACTAACTCAGAATCTTGCATGAAGCAGGTCTGGCTTTAGGCACATCATATTGTGCTACATTACATGGTTCTGAACTAAATATGAACACAAAAACAGCACAAATCTAGAGAAATATACAGGTGTGGAAAATCCTCGTCATAAACTCTCCACTAGGGCTGATGACATTCACAACAGCCTTCATATATCATCACCGTAATTTTAAAGACTAAAACCAAAGCAAATAACCACAATAAGAAAGGTATAGTTATCAAATAAAGCTTCCACAGTAAATATATGTAAGTAGTACTGAGAagtcttctttttcttcttttcttACTACAGCAGTTACCATTTTCAGCCAATGCAAAGACCGATCTATTCCTGTGTAGGTCCAGAAACAGCTCTACAGAACACATTGTAcaggtctctggagatagtggagTGAGTGAGTGTAGGAGGGTTAGCTCTCCTCTCCCTTATACACAGGCAGAGCTAGATCGATACCCTCTCATCAGTTCGCCTCCGTTCTGGTTGAATGGAAAATTAATTATTGcaaagaaaaataagaaaaattgtctccgagtaggagtgctgatcaaggatcaggtcccccctgctGTCTATATAATCATATTAAATCGGATCTAAAAGTCAAAACTGATCCAATATCAGCAGTCCTACCCGGAGACACTGAATATTTGCCCAGATGACTATAGATGCCTGCAGATGGAGGGCAGTAGAGTACAGAGTTGATGGGAAGAGCACTGTCTGGTGATAAGAGAGTCCTTTACTCCCACGATGCAGAGAAACAGAAGAAAGTCAcattgaaataaaaaataaaaatataagatGAAACAATGCGCTACagccaagtctctctctctctctcaggggcctCAGAACTCAGTTTGGAATGCTCAAGCTATGAGTGAAGAATGGAGCCCATGGCAGCCCTTAGAGGATGAAGAGGTTGGAGAAGACTCATGACAGCCCTTAGAGGATAAAGAGTTTGGAGAAGACTCATGGCAGCCCTTAGAGGATGAAGAGGTTGTAGAAGACTCATGGCAGCCCTTAGAGGATGAAGAGTTTGGAGAAGACTCATGGCAGCAAGAAGTGGATGAAGATGTGAAAGAGGAGAGTCAGAGTCAAGTCAGGCTGTCGTTACCATTCTCCAGGTTCTCATTGCTCTCATAACAGCCAGAGTCTCGTGGGGAGTCCCCCAGTAGGCCGCTACGGTCCAGTAACAGCTTCTCCTGAGAACCCCCTGACTGGCCGCCATGGTCCTGGTCGCTGCTACCTGTAGGATACAACACCCCCAGCAGAGGGACATCCGTCATACAACAAATTGTGTTTGTGGGAGTATGTGTGGGGGTATGTGTGGGGgtatgtgtgggggtgtgtgtactAACCGTCGTACTCCTGAATTAGCTCCACAGCAGTGAGCAGCACAGCTCTGTGTTGAGGGTCTCTGATGTTGAGCTCATCTAGATCCTCCTCTTCTAGAAGCTTCAAGGTGTCCAGGTCCTCATAGCCGTTAAACAGGAAGGTAGGCAGGTGCTCCTGGGGGAGGGGTGAGAAGGACAGAGGGGTGACAGGGTAGGCTTTGGTCACGTAGCCAACGTAAATTTAAAATAAACATCAAAAGGAGGAGGATCTTAACAGCATTCACGTGTGAGCgtctgtacatacagtggggcaaaaaagtatttagtcagccaccaattgtgcaagttctcccacttaaaaagatgagagaggcctgtaattttcattataggtacacttcaactatgacagacaaaatgagagaaaaaataagaaaataagtatttatttattaattaattgtttatttattaagcccgccacacacacactatacgttacatttattaaacataaggagagtgagtttgtcacaacccggctcgtgggaagtgacaaagagctcttataggaccagggcacaaataataataatcaataattttgctctttatttaaccatcttacatataaaaccttatttgttcatcgaaaactgtgaataactcaccacaggttaatttgaagggtgtgcttgaaaggatgcacataactctgcaatgttgggttgtattggagagtctcaaTTAATTTTCCGCAcccagtctgtgcctgtatttagtttcatgctagtgagggccgagaatccactctcacataggtctGTGGTTGGAAAGGgcgtcagtgtcttaacagcgtgatttgctaaggcaggatactctgagcgcagcccaatccagaaatctggcagtggcttctgattaaattacattttcacagaaccgcttgttgcaattttgatgaggctctcttgttcagatatcggtaagtggactggaggcagggcatgaaaggaataacgaatccagttgtttgtgtcatccatttcgggaaagtacctgcgtaattgcgcacccaactcactcaggtgcttcgctatatcacatttgacattgtctgtaagcttgagttaatttgcacagaAAAAAATCAtataatgatggaaagacctgtgtgttgtccttgttaatgcagacagaaaatcatagcctcaattttgtcccgcacattgaatatagttggagagtccctgtaatcctagattcagatcaatcaggcgagaaaaaacatcacccagataggccagtcgtgtgaaactcgtcatcatgcaagcggtcagacaagtgacaattatggtcagtaaagaaaacttttagctcgtctctcaattaaaaacaaagtgtcaatactttgccccttgataacctgcgcacttctgtatgttgtaaaagcattacatggtcgctgcccatatcattgcatagtgccgaaaatacacgagagttcaggggccttgctttaacaaagttaaccattgtcactgtagtgtccaaaacgtctttcaagcagtcaggcattcccttggcagcaagagcccctcggtggatgctgcaatgtacccaagtggcgtgcacgcgcgttaccactctactatgtctccctgtcatggcttttgtggcatcagtacagataccaacatgagcagcagctacgtttggctacatacggatcgttagtggaattcccgcgagagagtagcggttaatgtgattggatgttaattatttgactaggctacctgttttgacattgtgttgttatttccctgaacactagatggtttaattttatttttggcagtgaaacgaggctataTATTATGTTTTTGAATTAAGagtgaattacatttttatttggcatcCCCCAGTTTCTGAATACCTGTACTACTAGTCATGACTATGAGTTAGTCTAGTACTAGTCATGACTATGAGTTAGTCTAGTACTAGTCATGACTATGAGTTAGTCTAGTACTAGTCATGACTATGAGTTAGTCTAGTAGAAGTAAAGTCATTACTTTGAGGTTGATGCGCTCCAGGAGTTCCTCTACAGAGGTGGGTTTGGGCTGCCCTCCCTTCCTCCTACGTCGAGGGTGTTTAGGTTTGTCTTCCTCAGCCAGAACGTCCACGTAGATGAACTTAAACGTCCCCACCTTATTGTTCAGCAGGCCCATCCACGTCCCCATTGGAGGCTTGCCGATGATGTTAATGACATCACCTCTCTGCAAATCAGGAACAGTCACTGTGATTCGTTCGTTTGGataatgtgtgtgtacgtgcatgcgtgcgtgcattTTACCTTCAGTTTGAGAGAGTCAGTGTCGTAGGGGCTGGGGGTGGAGTCCGTGTGCACTATGGCTCGACCACAGAAGGGTCCTCTGTAGGGAGgctcatcctcctctccatcctcagaCTTCACACTCCCTCTGTTGCTGTTGGAGGAGTCGGTGGTGCCCACCGTATGACCACCTGTAAACAATAAGAGATGAGAGGAGCCATTCAAATGATCTCTAAACCACATTGAGATCTATGGTAAATGAACATGCAGGTTGGTAGGGGGCTAGAGTTTTCTGTTCTGCCTGCTGGTCACTGTAAATAACAGTTTCACTTTGGAATATAAGACAAATGTGGACACAACACAGAACCATCCCCCGACCCCACTAGACAgatccccccccccactcacagaCCCATCCCCCCCAACCTACtagaccccccacacacacacactcacagatgacccccccccccaccccccccccccacccacacacacagtacttaCTTATGGAGCTCTGTCCGCTGAGGGAGCTTCTCAGGCTCTCCACTGACCCTCCAGCCTTCAGCTTGGGTTTCTCCAGATAGTCTGTGTCTGTGAGGCTGTGGGGGGACTGGGGCCCTCTGGAAATACCGTCTGGGCTtgactggaggggggggggggggggtacagagaCATGGTTATTACAT
It encodes the following:
- the LOC139563863 gene encoding SAM and SH3 domain-containing protein 1-like isoform X6 → MHKSSDDGSGGKWDEKRQKNKSFWQNFRKSQKGVMRQNSKGGEDIGFVASDITMSDEERIQLMMMVKEKMISVEEALARLKEFETQSRQTCSTDLTEWPDAPSLTLNESSTSNQLCEQSDGEQEESGTFRRLHKLVTSSRRVRKKLIRIDESKSPGSEESLSMDGPILGDAMSSLPLYSGVQKKQPVSGGYHHFDSLASSLHNQLTYDLQDSDNLTTSPSSSPSLDTCSSATHTHSLDTVSSTSQRLFRAFSKTGGSSPRSSSPACSPACSPGSHPDTGPSGEGRATGAGGTGSSMSEIEVGGRGDGPRMARSVTDGEIRRVLSPLSYHGRTCSFGGFDLTNRSLHMVNSDPDLTIKDGDASVKDVVKSPPTNPQISLGKKVKSVKETMRKHISKRYHCSLPEQSSPDGISRGPQSPHSLTDTDYLEKPKLKAGGSVESLRSSLSGQSSISGHTVGTTDSSNSNRGSVKSEDGEEDEPPYRGPFCGRAIVHTDSTPSPYDTDSLKLKRGDVINIIGKPPMGTWMGLLNNKVGTFKFIYVDVLAEEDKPKHPRRRRKGGQPKPTSVEELLERINLKEHLPTFLFNGYEDLDTLKLLEEEDLDELNIRDPQHRAVLLTAVELIQEYDGSSDQDHGGQSGGSQEKLLLDRSGLLGDSPRDSGCYESNENLENGGRGKKTSSMSRSSSGFESSHLPSPENPSLPFNLPLTHPSKTTLQTRSENQASTLPSLIVPMTSYNLRPERGQSHHRDTHIAMKMLRSWSWSCEELWLGGRPSPTALGLLRPCLSLGELHSDLSLHTTEHTLEDLEPAHTTMSKGRRENLHKRLYRT
- the LOC139563863 gene encoding SAM and SH3 domain-containing protein 1-like isoform X5, translating into MKRIASENRLAMHKSSDDGSGGKWDEKRQKNKSFWQNFRKSQKGVMRQNSKGGEDIGFVASDITMSDEERIQLMMMVKEKMISVEEALARLKEFETQSRQTCSTDLTEWPDAPSLTLNESSTSNQLCEQSDGEQEESGTFRRLHKLVTSSRRVRKKLIRIDESKSPGSEESLSMDGPILGDAMSSLPLYSGVQKKQPVSGGYHHFDSLASSLHNQLTYDLQDSDNLTTSPSSSPSLDTCSSATHTHSLDTVSSTSQRLFRAFSKTGGSSPRSSSPACSPACSPGSHPDTGPSGEGRATGAGGTGSSMSEIEVGGRGDGPRMARSVTDGEIRRVLSPLSYHGRTCSFGGFDLTNRSLHMVNSDPDLTIKDGDASVKDVVKSPPTNPQISLGKKVKSVKETMRKHISKRYHCSLPEQSSPDGISRGPQSPHSLTDTDYLEKPKLKAGGSVESLRSSLSGQSSISGHTVGTTDSSNSNRGSVKSEDGEEDEPPYRGPFCGRAIVHTDSTPSPYDTDSLKLKRGDVINIIGKPPMGTWMGLLNNKVGTFKFIYVDVLAEEDKPKHPRRRRKGGQPKPTSVEELLERINLKEHLPTFLFNGYEDLDTLKLLEEEDLDELNIRDPQHRAVLLTAVELIQEYDGSSDQDHGGQSGGSQEKLLLDRSGLLGDSPRDSGCYESNENLENGGRGKKTSSMSRSSSGFESSHLPSPENPSLPFNLPLTHPSKTTLQTRSENQASTLPSLIVPMTSYNLRPERGQSHHRDTHIAMKMLRSWSWSCEELWLGGRPSPTALGLLRPCLSLGELHSDLSLHTTEHTLEDLEPAHTTMSKGRRENLHKRLYRT